The genomic window CTTTCGAATACGACCTCCGCATTATTGATTAGTTCAAAAATATCCTCAGGGCTTAGAATTTGGTCCAACTCAAGCTCGAGTAAAGACTCATTGTTAAAATCAGTTATATTTGACAAGTTCAGGTCATTTTCTTGTCCTAGGCATTTATTTACTGTATTTAATTCATTTGAGTTTAGATTTTTAGACATCATTTTTCATGGCATCATTTTTCTTGCTCGGCTAGACATTATAATTGTATTAGTAGTCTTAAACAGCAACTCGTAAGCggtaatacaatttaaattttaaaaaatgcaggaCCTCGTAAGTGttacctagaaaaaaaatgtggtttaggtaaagaaaaattatatttattataaaataaattaaacataaactACTAACAACAACTTTAAAACAACTATTTTCAAAGTGATATaaaattttagctattttaaacATCTTACCGGCCAAAAACATAAAGCACTTCCACGAACAACAACAGGATCGGTCGCTAACAAGAGTTAACTGACAAATACGAGGTAATGCTTTAAAACTGATGCGAATGTAAATACGAAGTTATGATTTTTGCGATTTGccgctaaaattaaaaactgattaataTCTAACTTAATCAATAGATGCCACCATCTATTCTACGCATAATGgtatattaaaagtaatttagcCAAAAATGTTAGTTACGAGGTCCTGCGTTTTGACCCTCGATATGCTAAAACGAATAGTAGGTAGTATATTGCCTACTATATTATGTCATAGTATAGTAGGCATGATATACCTCTATACTATGACACTTGTTTATTGCAAATGCACATTAATATGCATTTGAGATTtgattaactaaaaataaatctaatgtttaaatttatataataatctGTAATACAACATTCTTGTTAGGCAGATGTTTCAAAATTCAATGGGGGCTATAGGTTGGGTTTGCCGCCGCCCATGTTAAAAACCCTAGATAGACATGCAAATTAAGCAGCAAAGATGTTGGTCGTGTGTAGCAAATCCCACCGACTATTATTTACTTCGAAGGCACGCAATATATTGTCGTAAACTGAAAATACCAGTATATGCTACAAAATTGCGTATTGAAAGCGGATAGTTTTACGGTCTATTATTATGTACACCTACCGGTTGACTTCCTCGTGTTTTTTCGCCTTAGCATGTTTTACAAACCTATACTTTCGCTAATGAAGATATTAAcgaacttgaaaaaaaatcctttttacagattactcatttttttttgtgagttaattatcttatttttttagcatCCTGAATGCGAATGCCAGCATCATACCTGCGGGCCAAATTGCGAAAAATGTTGTCCATTGTTCAACCAGAGACGTTGGTCACCAGGTTCATCGAGAAATTTGCAAAATTGCATTCCATGCAATTGCCATGGACATGCCAAAAGTTGTTATTTTGATGAGGAAGTAGATAGGGCTGGACTAAGTCTAAATATCATCGGGGCTTATGAAGGAGGTGGTGTTTGTGAAAATTGTACGGTAAGTTGCACACACCAGTACTATGATTTATGGACAGTGTGGGCATGAAAAGCCACTTTTCTCTtcgtaatttttgtttattaagctATATCGGTAAATAGACGGACCTAAAAATTACAGTATTAACTCTCAAAATGATAGATGAGTTCCACCTTAACAAAATAGTGAAGAAGGGCTTTCGTATCATTAACGTCATTTATTACCTCAAAAAGTTAATTTGTGAAATTGTTTGTGGTTTTGGCAGTAACAACTAGGAGGTCTCACCTACGAGTCgtcatttcatttaattttttacccaatatttttttatgacaaaattaaCTGGCAAGGggtttacatttatttacagAATTGTATTCTAAATTGATCAATTAGTCCTGCTACTTTCATCTTTTAGTTCGAAAGCCGAAATAACGAACATCTTCTCTGCCGTGTTAAGAAAAAACGCCTTACCTGTTGAACTGGAAAATGTCCAGGAGAGAGTGAAACATATATAGAGTTGTAGcatctatatttttaaacaaaaatagtttgaggctaatttaaaaaaatagtttaaagagaatatttcttaaattggGCAGTTTTACACCCTATTTCATTACCAAGTTTAATAATTGTAGATGAGGCATTTTTGATACTTGTGTTAATTGACTTAAAACGCTTTATGTACGCATGAGAGGTTTTGGTATCATATTAATAGGTTATAGACCTGCATTTGTTGCTTAAAAAAACCTTATCTATCATGaggaagtttttaaaaattcatttaataatgcaaaaaactgttttatacaCGCTGCTTTAATTGAATACATCTAAACAGGgtgattataaaataataacaaaataggaaaaataactGGAATGATTTATCAGTCAATATCCTGAGACAAGTTTGTAGCTTCATTGGAAACCGGCAGTTCCTCCCAAAAATGTCTTCGATTCTCAGGCATCAAAgggcataacttttttataatatcagCCTTTCTCGATTTAGTGACACTTTGAGATTGTGATCTCACATTTGGTTCGGttaaatttttcagatattttgctgttaaaaaatttacctcGGTGTAATGAGAATTGTATTCGTTAGAATACCATAAACTAAAGCTGCCTCTTTCAAATTTTAGTTTGACAATATCACTAAGGTATGGTCTTGGTGAATACTTCTTAATTTTCATCAATGAGCTGTGGTCTTTCCAATCTCTAAAGTCACTTAGCTCCATTGATAGgacttttacatttttcatcTTGACTTGCTCGATGGCACCTTGAAAATCATTAAAGTCGTAAATCTTCCCTCCAGCTCCGGTATTTAAAGACGAACCATAAGAGTTCATAGACTGCTCCACCTGATGGTGGAAACTGTCAGCAGACATAAAAGAATATCCTGGttcaaaaaagtaaatttctaaTACATTTGCAGCAATATCTGATGAGTTAATGATATGtgccaaaaaagaaaataaagtccAATTTTTATTCTGTGCAGCACAATTATCAAGCCAGATTTTAATGGACAAAACATCACGTTGGCTAagcaaatatttatgaaaagcGCTGCAAAGCTCTTCCTTTTTGCGTCCCGCTAATCCCTTATGCCATATTACAGCTGATGGGCCCAATGTTTGTTGATGCTTTCCCACTGCGACAAAACTCTCATTAAACGCAATAATTCTTTGGGTGAAcaatacctaaaaaatattatttttaaaaactttttaacgaCCTTTTTCACAAATGGATATTTGGGTAAATTTATTGAAGTACCAGAAAAGAACTACTAAAATTTAGTAGttctttttagtttaattaaatgGGAAGAACATATAAATACAACTACCAAAGagaagaaaaacacaaacaagaataaaaagaaacacattttttataaatacctgCTTAAATGTATCGATGCGAGGAAGCATTATGACTTTTTGGAGGTCTGCGGaaacacatattttcattgGCGTCCATTCTGTAGTAGACTCGCCAtcttctctatatttttttcttgcttCGGTGGCCTTTTTGATGTGAGCATTCCACTTTTTGCAGATGTCACATTTATCTAGGTCTAGGCTATTTTTGGTATGAGTTAAGTCATGTTGTCCGAACACCTCACACTGCTCGCATTCTTCGTGGCCCAGCTTTGCAAACGAAATCTTCATTCGGTCTCTAACAAAAGCTCTGTAGGTATAATAAGAACAATCAACATTATTAtgcttttctataaaatatttatgcattTGTGTAATAGTGATATCAGAAGGAAGATATTTACGAAGTGGTGCATGCTCTCTACGGTAATGAGAAACGCGGATGAAACGAATTAACATGTCTTTCTAGCAATTCTCGGTCAACAATTTTTCTGTTTGAATGTTTACCTCGATTATCATTTATTGTTATGGAAGTCGATGAGTTTTTAGAGGATATTGATGAtttaataattgtattattatttttggtgtAACCAAGGGTCGTTAGGAAAAATGTGCGACAAGCGGAAATCATTGTtccttttttatctttaagcaaaaaattatgtgTATTGTTCCTTTTTGATATGCTGTCCTCAGATGGAACAATAGTGGTGGTTCGTCGTTTAACAGCAATTTGCTCAATGCTTTGATTGACAAACATATGTCTTTTTTTCCACGTAAGGTTCCAGTATTCTTGATTCACCTGATGTCTGTTCCTGGTCTACTTTCgtaaagcattttttcttaCACGTATTTGTACATGGGGGCAACAAAGGATGAGAGTCTCGTAACTTGTcttccattttttgttttttagaaccTCTTGATTCACGACATCTCTTTCTTTTACgcaaaattccattttttgtGTACAACAAAATTCTGTCTTCATCTTGccctgtatcttttttattttgattttcccCCATGTCtgagttttctttgttttcctcTGTGCTTgcttgattttcttttttccttatcTCCGCTGCGATTTCCTGATGTTTCTCTACATTTATTTCGTCCTGATTTTCTGCTATGTCTGTTTCGTGTTCAATTTCCTCTATAATGATTTTCTCTTTAGTTTCACCCTTGATTACCCCTGTGCCATATTCATTTGTATTTAAATGACTTTCGAAGATAACATCTCCTTGACCATCACTCAGTAGATTAAGATATACATTTTTCTTCTCTTCCAAGTTCTTTCCTAATGTCTCATCAACTACTGTAAAATCATGAACCCCCACTGCAGGTTCAGTAAGAGCTATTTGATTTTCACCTAGGCCAACGTCGGCAAATAATTCTTCAAATTCTTGTTCTATTATATTACATACTTCAATATCTTTTTCCATTTTATCTGTTTTTCCGGATATATctggtaattttttatcatcagaacttaaattattatactcAAATCTGCTGTCAGGATACGCAACCCtatttttcaaagtcaaaatatgaTGATTTTCGCTACAAGCAATTGTGTCTTCTtcataactattttttaatttgacattatcatgaataataatttttgggcAC from Anthonomus grandis grandis chromosome 13, icAntGran1.3, whole genome shotgun sequence includes these protein-coding regions:
- the LOC126743745 gene encoding uncharacterized protein LOC126743745; the protein is MLIRFIRVSHYRREHAPLRKYLPSDITITQMHKYFIEKHNNVDCSYYTYRAFVRDRMKISFAKLGHEECEQCEVFGQHDLTHTKNSLDLDKCDICKKWNAHIKKATEARKKYREDGESTTEWTPMKICVSADLQKVIMLPRIDTFKQVLFTQRIIAFNESFVAVGKHQQTLGPSAVIWHKGLAGRKKEELCSAFHKYLLSQRDVLSIKIWLDNCAAQNKNWTLFSFLAHIINSSDIAANVLEIYFFEPGYSFMSADSFHHQVEQSMNSYGSSLNTGAGGKIYDFNDFQGAIEQVKMKNVKVLSMELSDFRDWKDHSSLMKIKKYSPRPYLSDIVKLKFERGSFSLWYSNEYNSHYTEVNFLTAKYLKNLTEPNVRSQSQSVTKSRKADIIKKLCPLMPENRRHFWEELPVSNEATNLSQDID